The following proteins come from a genomic window of Vibrio vulnificus NBRC 15645 = ATCC 27562:
- a CDS encoding TetR/AcrR family transcriptional regulator, translating into MARKANFNRDDKLLEAMDLFWRKGYASTAISDLVDELKINRFSLYNTFGDKQQLYYEALEMYLTSISFPSLSDVSQPNASLAELEAFLNHFAQIQRERSCGCFMQNALVEHAGDDDEVLKKGHRLFDHLLEVLTNAIENGQKSQQITNNVPADSLAKLVLNQMQGMRVMGKTKRYDDLEIALQTLLALIKLDSRQ; encoded by the coding sequence ATGGCACGAAAGGCAAATTTCAATCGAGACGATAAGCTACTAGAAGCTATGGATCTCTTCTGGAGGAAAGGCTACGCCAGCACCGCCATTTCAGATTTGGTTGATGAGCTCAAAATAAACCGATTCAGTTTATACAACACATTTGGTGATAAGCAGCAGCTGTATTACGAAGCGCTTGAGATGTACTTAACATCGATCTCCTTTCCTTCTTTAAGTGATGTAAGCCAGCCTAATGCTTCGCTTGCTGAGCTTGAAGCTTTCTTAAATCATTTTGCTCAAATTCAAAGGGAAAGAAGCTGCGGTTGCTTTATGCAAAATGCGCTGGTTGAGCACGCTGGTGATGACGATGAAGTACTAAAGAAAGGCCACCGCTTGTTTGATCACCTGCTTGAAGTATTGACGAATGCCATAGAGAATGGTCAAAAAAGTCAACAAATTACGAACAATGTTCCGGCAGACTCTCTGGCAAAACTGGTCCTTAACCAAATGCAAGGAATGCGCGTTATGGGCAAAACGAAACGCTATGATGATTTAGAAATCGCGCTGCAGACGCTGCTCGCGCTCATCAAGTTGGATTCACGTCAATGA
- a CDS encoding DUF3820 family protein, protein MLAKENLIKLARIQMPFGKYAGRVLIDLPEEYLLWFARKDEFPKGELGELMQLCLALKIEGLDSVVKPLKREFD, encoded by the coding sequence ATGCTTGCCAAAGAAAATCTCATCAAGTTAGCGCGAATTCAAATGCCATTTGGGAAATATGCGGGAAGGGTGTTGATTGATTTGCCTGAAGAGTACTTACTTTGGTTTGCACGCAAAGACGAGTTCCCGAAAGGAGAACTCGGTGAGTTAATGCAGCTCTGTCTTGCGCTCAAAATTGAAGGATTGGATAGTGTTGTTAAACCCCTCAAGCGCGAATTTGATTGA
- the tssJ gene encoding type VI secretion system lipoprotein TssJ translates to MKAIAKVITTIIVFLLMGCSAANMVVSPYSNLEIKTGFNVNPDMNGRPSPVVVYVLELTSDTLFTSQDFFSLYENTAQTLGPDLVNKTELYLSPGQNTLYESTMKPSVEYIGIVVAYRDIENANWRKVIKVDRKGYNTYELSLDELSLAIK, encoded by the coding sequence ATGAAAGCCATAGCAAAAGTAATTACCACAATAATAGTGTTTTTATTAATGGGTTGCAGTGCGGCCAATATGGTTGTTTCTCCCTATTCAAATTTGGAAATAAAGACAGGATTCAATGTCAATCCAGATATGAATGGCAGACCTTCACCCGTCGTGGTTTATGTCCTTGAACTCACCTCTGATACCTTATTTACGAGTCAAGACTTCTTCTCTCTCTATGAAAATACAGCTCAAACGCTAGGCCCGGATCTGGTGAACAAAACAGAATTGTATCTTTCCCCAGGCCAAAACACACTTTATGAATCTACGATGAAACCAAGTGTTGAATATATTGGCATTGTAGTGGCATATCGAGACATCGAAAATGCAAATTGGCGCAAGGTGATAAAGGTCGATCGCAAGGGCTATAACACCTACGAGCTTTCACTAGATGAATTGTCTTTGGCTATAAAATAA
- a CDS encoding serine/threonine-protein kinase has product MSVDNENKNTQEEKNDKTKFIARSQKIGPEKNVEKSKIEPVSVKEISKEDNINDKSHTKRPESNTAPPSTRTEVNIAVTGENSSPSYQTLEKGHLVKNRYVIDSLIGHGGLCDVYRAKDKVLESSGVASPFVALKVLQHEYIDQPETARMLIREAQHTQTLSHPNIIRVFDFGVDNKIYFIVMEYLDGETIEQLIQRSRPNGLAFPNAKVLLNQILDALIYAHSLDIVHADLKPANIMIDSAGTVKLLDFGVSKTERLKQDQYAAKRKVDDHQVLGYTPNYASLNIISGNKPCRQDDLFAFACIAYELLSCKHPYNRTPIDLAKKNAIPLKKPSGFPNALWPDIKTILTDTSGQYKLTAESLKQRLNQNNRSKYAIAALIVLGLSTSFGVAYHLNSQIVQLEEANRQLTHSLQTQQQIINSQPESVFELSASDTIHPVLRAGLLRHHKQTLLAKFEQQIDEILNQSNNEYPDYDQVESVLKHAAIYYPDSHKLELLNLDMRSSKRSTLLSIERHINAVLEKGQYDAKQDGKSIVDLNNDLNSIQKNYPLTPSSLALEVFEQNLIDAIEQRNSISLTELLAIGETFFSTHEASQQRLLRAKEVNSAVIAMEKWKQAEENGEQAIYPYDAAQVLYGHKFSTLHEKLESATTVNSLDQLVADIDNLAKDFPPNFPNISDLRFQTANKYLKFSDMLLRKRQSVSARNAMKKANELLQQVDSTDFRG; this is encoded by the coding sequence ATGTCAGTTGATAATGAGAATAAAAACACGCAAGAAGAGAAAAATGACAAGACTAAATTTATTGCGCGTTCACAAAAAATTGGTCCGGAAAAGAATGTAGAAAAAAGTAAAATAGAACCAGTTAGTGTTAAAGAAATAAGTAAAGAAGACAATATTAACGACAAATCTCACACTAAAAGACCCGAATCAAACACAGCTCCCCCCTCAACAAGAACAGAGGTAAACATCGCTGTGACGGGAGAAAACAGTTCGCCCAGCTATCAAACTCTAGAGAAAGGCCATTTAGTTAAAAATCGTTACGTGATTGATAGCCTAATTGGGCATGGTGGCCTATGTGACGTCTACAGAGCCAAAGATAAAGTTCTTGAATCATCTGGAGTCGCTAGTCCTTTTGTTGCACTCAAAGTATTGCAACACGAATACATCGACCAGCCAGAGACTGCACGAATGCTTATCCGAGAGGCGCAGCATACTCAAACCTTGAGTCACCCCAACATCATTCGCGTTTTTGATTTTGGCGTCGATAACAAAATTTATTTTATTGTGATGGAATACTTAGATGGAGAGACCATCGAACAATTGATCCAGCGTTCCAGACCCAATGGCTTGGCGTTTCCTAATGCCAAAGTCCTACTAAACCAAATACTCGACGCTCTGATATATGCTCATTCGCTTGATATCGTACACGCAGATCTAAAACCGGCTAACATCATGATCGATTCAGCCGGTACTGTGAAATTACTCGACTTTGGTGTGTCAAAAACTGAGCGCCTCAAACAAGATCAGTACGCCGCCAAGCGTAAAGTCGATGATCATCAAGTATTGGGATATACCCCAAATTATGCGTCCCTCAACATCATTAGTGGCAATAAGCCATGCAGGCAGGACGATCTGTTTGCGTTTGCGTGCATTGCATACGAACTCCTTTCTTGCAAGCACCCCTATAATCGTACCCCTATCGATTTGGCTAAGAAAAATGCGATTCCACTAAAGAAACCCTCTGGTTTTCCAAATGCCCTATGGCCCGATATTAAAACGATTCTCACCGACACTAGTGGTCAGTACAAACTCACTGCCGAGTCGCTGAAACAGAGACTCAACCAAAATAATCGCTCAAAATATGCAATAGCTGCATTGATTGTTCTCGGTTTATCCACCTCTTTTGGTGTTGCGTATCACTTAAACTCGCAGATCGTCCAGTTGGAAGAGGCCAATCGCCAATTGACTCATTCGCTACAAACGCAGCAACAGATCATTAATAGCCAGCCTGAATCCGTCTTTGAGCTCAGCGCATCCGATACCATCCATCCGGTTTTAAGAGCCGGATTACTGCGGCATCACAAGCAAACGCTTCTCGCGAAATTTGAGCAACAGATCGATGAAATTCTTAACCAAAGCAATAACGAATATCCCGATTACGATCAAGTCGAATCTGTCCTAAAGCACGCAGCCATCTACTACCCAGATTCCCACAAGCTTGAATTACTCAACCTTGATATGCGCTCGAGTAAGCGTTCAACGTTGTTGTCAATTGAAAGACACATCAACGCTGTGCTCGAAAAAGGTCAATACGATGCGAAGCAGGATGGAAAGTCGATCGTTGATCTCAACAATGATTTGAATTCCATTCAAAAGAACTATCCGCTCACTCCATCATCACTGGCCTTGGAAGTATTTGAGCAAAATCTTATTGACGCTATTGAGCAGCGTAACTCTATTTCACTCACAGAACTGCTGGCGATAGGCGAGACGTTTTTTAGTACTCATGAAGCTTCACAGCAGAGATTGTTACGTGCTAAAGAAGTGAATTCAGCCGTCATTGCCATGGAGAAGTGGAAACAAGCGGAAGAAAATGGAGAGCAGGCTATATACCCCTATGATGCAGCGCAGGTTCTTTATGGGCACAAGTTTTCCACATTACATGAAAAGCTTGAAAGCGCCACAACCGTTAACTCTCTCGATCAGTTGGTGGCCGATATCGATAACCTCGCCAAGGATTTCCCACCAAATTTCCCAAACATCTCTGATCTGCGTTTTCAAACTGCCAACAAATATCTGAAGTTTTCAGATATGCTGTTGAGAAAACGCCAATCAGTCAGTGCACGCAACGCGATGAAAAAGGCAAACGAACTGCTGCAGCAAGTCGACAGTACCGACTTTAGAGGCTAA
- the tssK gene encoding type VI secretion system baseplate subunit TssK: MSVYSPIVWSEGMFLRPQHFQQQERALSHEYKGLTRLVGCYSRGIESFSLDKEQLKEGVVLLTECVGIFSDMTFVNMPTKEQIPEPLKIEPGIENTLVQLVIPAEKSQGQNVSHSETSTVTRYKVVDHTLTDSVSGDEEVLQLAALKCELKATNDNLPGYVSLPLVKIRHVGSEGQVILDEEFVPPFLNVHHSSLLTRYLNNVLAMIKIRADAIAGRLGQGKSASSSAVDFIMLQMLNRYEANLRHLSKGSELHPYELATALLSLIGELSTFSSKNKRVPKLPEYQHSNLGPVFSEMNQILSQYLSVVLEQTATKMPLDIRQFGIRVTPLPDKSLLSLCQFVLAVKADISADEIRKKLPGQIKVGPAENIRDLINNQINGIAVSPLNVVPRQMPYAAGYVYFELVKQGAYWARLNESGGMAFHVSGNYPGLEMELWSINQ; this comes from the coding sequence ATGAGTGTTTATTCACCGATTGTTTGGAGTGAAGGGATGTTTCTGCGTCCTCAACACTTTCAGCAACAAGAGCGAGCGTTGTCTCATGAATACAAAGGTCTAACGCGTTTAGTGGGTTGTTATTCCCGAGGAATTGAATCGTTTTCTCTCGACAAAGAACAGCTGAAAGAAGGGGTTGTATTGCTAACGGAGTGTGTTGGAATTTTCTCCGATATGACATTCGTCAACATGCCGACTAAAGAGCAGATTCCTGAGCCACTCAAAATTGAGCCAGGGATTGAAAATACTTTGGTTCAGCTTGTGATACCTGCAGAAAAATCCCAAGGTCAAAACGTTTCCCATTCCGAGACTTCAACGGTAACGCGCTATAAGGTGGTTGATCACACCTTAACCGACAGCGTGTCTGGTGATGAAGAAGTACTTCAACTCGCTGCGCTTAAGTGCGAGTTAAAGGCAACTAATGACAATTTGCCCGGCTATGTCTCTTTGCCACTGGTGAAAATTCGTCATGTTGGTAGCGAAGGTCAAGTCATTCTTGATGAAGAGTTCGTACCACCTTTCCTTAATGTACACCATAGTTCGCTGCTTACCCGTTATCTGAATAACGTTTTAGCCATGATCAAAATTAGGGCAGATGCCATTGCAGGTCGTCTCGGACAAGGCAAGTCAGCCTCTTCCTCAGCAGTGGATTTCATTATGTTACAGATGCTGAATCGCTATGAGGCTAACTTAAGACATTTATCAAAAGGGAGTGAGCTTCATCCATATGAGTTAGCGACGGCCTTATTGAGCTTAATTGGCGAGCTGTCCACTTTTTCGAGTAAAAATAAGCGAGTCCCTAAGCTTCCCGAATACCAACACAGTAATTTGGGGCCTGTCTTTTCAGAGATGAATCAAATCCTAAGCCAATATCTGAGTGTGGTGTTGGAGCAAACTGCGACCAAGATGCCCTTGGATATTCGCCAGTTTGGGATTCGCGTTACACCATTACCAGATAAAAGTTTGCTTTCACTTTGTCAATTTGTATTGGCCGTTAAAGCCGATATCTCAGCCGATGAAATTAGAAAAAAGTTACCAGGACAAATCAAAGTTGGACCCGCAGAGAATATTCGCGACCTTATCAATAATCAGATCAATGGTATTGCCGTTTCGCCACTGAATGTGGTGCCAAGACAGATGCCTTACGCAGCAGGCTACGTCTATTTTGAGCTGGTTAAACAAGGTGCTTATTGGGCCCGTTTAAATGAAAGCGGGGGAATGGCATTTCATGTCTCTGGTAATTACCCAGGGTTAGAAATGGAGCTTTGGAGTATTAACCAATAA
- the tagH gene encoding type VI secretion system-associated FHA domain protein TagH, protein MGIVLSITSFHRFTPEIKSVYSIPTNEEHFCMKFGRSESCDWVLPDPERIISGVHGEITKFGNDYLLRDLSTNGIFVNKSVSPVGNGVEVALSDKDIINFGEYEIEVSFKNSENHNVTRSQIHTNTLSPREVNKEPVSGNDNFMDFGFDANLFLAEEEKQHQNLSPELGDLDDFLDAPILRPHIEPTQKEERANDYPRDDKVAKRCERVDSDLNAFLKGAGIDLSLVPEQEREQWFNRLGRSYSLMLEGLMQTLHNRAEFKQANKLNHTSFQKKENNPLKFSANLEDAIHNLYNRRSASFLSPEAAIQSAFNDIEAHEKAMIEGVHGAVSGVLRLLEPNTISGHLSQSEQNGLTSIFSQLDKKRWKKYEDIYFQIRNEIDVDEKGFYLEDFSKSYESAIRKVGRE, encoded by the coding sequence ATGGGAATAGTGCTTTCGATTACTAGTTTCCACCGTTTTACACCAGAAATAAAAAGTGTGTATTCAATACCAACAAACGAAGAACACTTTTGTATGAAATTTGGGCGCTCTGAGAGCTGTGATTGGGTATTACCTGATCCTGAAAGAATTATTTCTGGTGTTCATGGTGAAATAACTAAGTTTGGTAATGATTATCTACTTAGAGATCTCTCTACAAATGGCATTTTTGTTAATAAGTCAGTTAGCCCAGTAGGAAATGGTGTCGAGGTGGCTTTAAGTGATAAAGATATTATTAATTTTGGAGAGTATGAAATCGAAGTATCGTTTAAAAATAGCGAAAACCATAACGTAACTCGAAGCCAAATCCACACGAATACTCTATCACCACGTGAAGTCAATAAAGAGCCAGTCAGTGGTAATGATAATTTTATGGATTTTGGTTTTGATGCAAACCTATTTTTGGCCGAAGAAGAAAAGCAGCATCAAAATCTATCGCCAGAGTTAGGTGATTTGGATGATTTTCTCGATGCTCCCATATTACGCCCCCACATAGAGCCGACTCAGAAAGAAGAGAGAGCGAACGACTATCCTCGTGATGATAAAGTGGCTAAGCGATGTGAACGTGTTGATTCGGATTTGAATGCTTTTCTCAAGGGGGCTGGTATCGATTTAAGCTTAGTTCCAGAACAGGAAAGAGAGCAATGGTTTAATCGATTAGGTCGCTCTTACTCTCTCATGTTAGAAGGTTTAATGCAGACACTGCATAATCGTGCAGAGTTCAAACAGGCGAACAAATTAAACCATACCTCTTTTCAGAAAAAGGAAAATAATCCTCTTAAGTTTTCGGCGAATTTAGAAGACGCAATTCACAATCTATATAACAGACGCAGTGCGAGTTTTCTCTCACCGGAAGCCGCAATTCAATCTGCATTTAATGATATAGAAGCTCATGAAAAAGCAATGATAGAAGGTGTTCATGGCGCTGTATCTGGGGTGTTACGTCTGCTTGAACCGAATACCATATCTGGACACCTCTCTCAAAGTGAACAAAATGGATTGACATCAATATTTTCGCAACTCGATAAAAAACGATGGAAGAAGTATGAAGATATCTATTTTCAAATAAGAAATGAGATTGACGTTGATGAAAAAGGATTTTATTTGGAAGACTTTTCCAAATCTTATGAATCGGCAATAAGAAAAGTGGGGAGAGAATAA
- a CDS encoding glutathione S-transferase, whose amino-acid sequence MKLYETEMTPSCRRVTFFLAEIGASVERVQLNVREGDNLKPEFLQKSVNGKVPMLELDDGTTLCESVAICRYFDEIHPNEMALFGRDALEKAQVEMWHRVVEFQGLYAAFQAFRNITAIYQDRETCVEAWGVESKKRVEAFLPVLEKRLSESTYVATEHFTIVDITAFIFVTFAVKGLELAVFEQFSHIQKWYEQVSNRAAFQPL is encoded by the coding sequence ATGAAACTGTATGAAACAGAAATGACCCCGAGTTGTCGCCGAGTAACGTTCTTTTTGGCTGAAATTGGTGCAAGTGTTGAACGTGTTCAGCTCAACGTAAGAGAAGGTGATAACCTCAAACCCGAATTTTTGCAGAAAAGCGTCAATGGTAAAGTGCCGATGCTTGAGCTGGACGATGGCACTACGCTGTGTGAAAGCGTGGCGATTTGTCGTTATTTTGATGAGATTCATCCGAATGAAATGGCGCTGTTTGGGCGTGACGCTTTAGAAAAAGCACAAGTCGAAATGTGGCACCGTGTTGTCGAGTTTCAAGGTCTCTACGCTGCATTCCAAGCTTTTCGCAATATTACGGCTATATATCAAGACAGAGAAACGTGCGTGGAAGCATGGGGCGTAGAATCTAAAAAACGTGTTGAGGCATTTTTGCCAGTATTGGAAAAGCGCCTTTCTGAAAGCACTTATGTTGCGACCGAACACTTTACGATTGTTGATATCACCGCGTTCATTTTTGTTACGTTTGCTGTAAAAGGGCTTGAGCTTGCGGTTTTTGAACAGTTCAGCCACATTCAGAAGTGGTATGAGCAAGTCTCCAACAGAGCGGCATTCCAGCCTTTGTAA
- the tssL gene encoding type VI secretion system protein TssL, long form has protein sequence MDETIVKPTPGRKKAPQSAPVASLESDNTVLFTQNSKETRETSIVAFGNNVLLAEANVIVSLLGQIRATATHSDVKQLREAFVQKMRDYENRLRLQGANSKQIDIARYCLCCAIDEAVLNTEWGSQSVWGHNSLLSTFYSNTQGGEQFFIHLDESLAEPNKHLDLLEVMYICMSLGFLGQFRVRENGIEQHRSLKNRVMDVLKSHGRDYSPSLNDDALAKVLVGEQIAEKAPLWVVLSITAAVLVSVYMYLSYSLNEKSDQTFSQLLNLVPSKEIENQSADYISSLAVANQIQRSLATEIEMGLLKVDALPDRVRITFQSNDLFESGSAELVAHIFPVVSKVARALEATNGKILVVGHTDNNPIFTSKFPSNWHLSLARATALTDRLASAGKLSGRVIPEGMGDARPLVSNESAEGKSINRRVEIDLLVQTQSKMDANNGKD, from the coding sequence ATGGACGAAACGATTGTAAAACCAACCCCTGGGCGTAAAAAAGCACCGCAGTCGGCACCTGTTGCATCGCTTGAAAGCGATAACACGGTTCTTTTTACGCAAAATAGTAAAGAAACACGTGAAACGAGTATCGTCGCGTTTGGCAATAACGTACTGCTGGCAGAAGCGAATGTCATTGTTTCTTTGCTTGGTCAAATCAGAGCGACGGCCACGCACAGTGATGTCAAACAGTTACGTGAAGCATTTGTGCAAAAAATGCGTGACTATGAAAACCGGTTGAGGTTACAAGGCGCAAATAGTAAGCAGATCGATATTGCACGCTACTGTTTATGTTGTGCTATCGATGAAGCAGTCCTGAATACAGAATGGGGAAGTCAATCCGTTTGGGGACACAACTCGTTATTGTCGACATTCTATTCCAATACTCAAGGCGGTGAGCAGTTCTTCATACATCTCGATGAAAGCCTCGCTGAACCCAATAAGCACTTAGATCTGCTAGAAGTCATGTATATCTGCATGAGCTTAGGTTTTTTGGGGCAATTTCGAGTTCGAGAAAATGGAATCGAGCAACATCGTTCCTTAAAAAACCGCGTAATGGATGTCCTTAAATCGCACGGTCGGGACTACAGTCCTTCACTCAACGATGATGCGTTAGCTAAAGTATTGGTTGGTGAGCAGATCGCAGAAAAAGCACCATTGTGGGTAGTTTTATCAATTACCGCAGCTGTGTTAGTCAGCGTGTACATGTACTTGAGTTATAGCCTAAACGAAAAATCCGATCAGACCTTTAGTCAGTTACTGAATTTAGTGCCGAGCAAAGAGATAGAGAACCAAAGTGCGGATTATATTTCGTCTCTTGCCGTAGCAAATCAAATCCAACGTTCGTTGGCAACGGAAATAGAAATGGGTTTGCTAAAAGTCGATGCATTACCTGATAGAGTGCGTATTACTTTTCAGTCCAATGATCTGTTTGAATCGGGCAGTGCGGAGCTCGTCGCGCATATATTCCCTGTGGTTTCAAAAGTGGCCAGAGCACTCGAGGCGACCAATGGAAAAATATTGGTTGTCGGGCATACCGATAACAACCCCATTTTTACCAGTAAATTCCCTTCGAATTGGCATTTATCTCTCGCAAGAGCGACAGCGCTTACCGATCGCTTAGCATCAGCAGGCAAATTGAGTGGGCGTGTCATTCCAGAAGGTATGGGAGATGCGAGACCTTTGGTATCAAATGAAAGCGCAGAAGGAAAAAGCATCAACCGTAGAGTCGAAATCGATCTCCTAGTACAAACCCAATCAAAAATGGATGCAAACAATGGCAAAGATTAA
- a CDS encoding PPC domain-containing DNA-binding protein: protein MSINVIGKRLEYGADLKREIANIVIEHNITAGSIAACTGCLSEVKLRLAGAKSEFQQQACFEIVAITATLTPEHQHVHLAIADEHGRVYGGHLLEGCLVDTTVELIVHAYPALYFERAWDEKTGYTELVIKQ, encoded by the coding sequence ATGAGCATCAACGTCATCGGAAAACGCTTAGAATATGGCGCAGACTTAAAACGCGAGATTGCCAATATCGTTATAGAGCATAACATCACTGCGGGAAGTATAGCGGCCTGTACTGGCTGCCTAAGCGAAGTGAAACTGAGGTTGGCTGGCGCGAAAAGTGAGTTCCAACAGCAAGCATGTTTTGAAATTGTCGCCATTACTGCCACCTTGACCCCTGAGCATCAGCATGTTCATCTTGCTATTGCGGATGAACACGGTCGTGTGTACGGTGGACACCTACTCGAAGGTTGCCTCGTTGATACCACCGTTGAGCTGATTGTTCACGCCTACCCTGCGTTGTATTTTGAGCGAGCTTGGGACGAAAAGACCGGTTACACCGAGCTTGTAATTAAGCAATAA